In Pirellulales bacterium, the DNA window TCGTGACAGCGAGTTGGTTGTCATCGAGGATCTGTCGTTCGCCGCTCCTAAGACCAAGGACATGGCGGCCATTCTCAAGGCGTTGAAGTGCGGCAGTCAAAGCTTGCTGGTCGCGACGGCTGCCCACGATGAGAACGTCTACAAGAGCGCCCGCAACATTGCCGACGTGACGGTTTCGCCTGTGGCGGGCCTGAATGCTTTGAACGTGTTGTTGCCGCGCAAGATGCTGGTGACCCGTGCCGCACTGGACGCCCTGCGTAAGCGGGCGAGCGAGCAGTCGAGCGGATCGCATGCCAAGGAGACGACATAATGCCTGAGCAGCAAAGCCACGATACGCACATCCTGTTGCAACCGCATCAGATTATCCTGCGCCCGCTGGTGACGGAAAAGGGAATGCACCGCTCGACGCGGTACAACGCTTATGCGTTCGAAGTCAATCGCCTGGCGACCAAGATTGATGTGCGACGCGCCGTCGAAGAATTGTTCAACGTGAAGGTCGAGCGTGTTCACACGCAAAACCGCAAAGGAAAGCCGCGTCGCTCGCGATTTCGCAGTGGACGCACGAAGGACTGGAAGAAGGCGATCGTGACGCTCAATGAAGAGCATCGTATCGAGTTCTTCTAGGCCGAAGCTGTTTTCCGAACCGTAGCGAAGTGCCTGTGAATTTTGTGTGGTAGCGAGGCCGTTAGTGCCCGCCGCCCGAGACTGGAAAGCGAAAGGCTGGCCAAATGGGCCTACGAAAATACAAGCCGACCACTGCCGGACGCCGCGGCGCCTCGGTCAGTGATTTCGCCGAGCTGACGCCGGGTTATGTGCCCGAGAAGACGTTGCTGCGCCCGAAGACAAAGACGGGCGGACGCAACAACCAGGGCAAGATCACGGCACGTCATCGTGGCGGTGGCCATAAGCGGCAGTACCGCTTGATCGATTTCCGTCGCAACAAGGACGGCGTTCCCGCACTCGTGCATTCGGTCGAATACGATCCGAACCGCAGTGCCCGTATCGCACTGTTGCACTACGTGGACGGTGAAAAGCGGTACATTCTGGCCCCCAACGGTTTGAAGCAGGGTGACCAGGTGCAAAGCGGTGCCGAGGCTCCTCCTTCGGTTGGCAATTGCCTGCCGATGAAGAGCATCCCGCTGGGCATGACGATTCATAACATCGAGTTGCGACCTGGTTGCGGTGGCGTGCTGTGCCGTTCGGCCGGTACGAGCGCCGTGTTGGCCGCTCGCGATGCGGGCTGGGTGCAGTTGACCCTTCCCAGTGGTGAAATTCGCCGTGTGCCGGCGGACTGCCGGGCCACGATCGGTGCGACGAGCAATGCCGACCACATGAACGTGGTGTTGGGCAAGGCTGGTCGTAAGCGTTGGTTGGGGCGCCGCCCGCACGTGCGTGGTACCGCGATGAACCCGATCGACCATCCGCACGGTGGTGGTGAGGGTCGTACCAAGGGTGGGCGTCATCCGGTCAGCCCGACCGGCAAGCCGGCCAAGGGTGGTGGAACCCGCAAGCCGCGCAAGGCTTCGAACTCGGCGATTGTTCGTCGTCGTCGTTCGCGCCGCTACGGACAACTGAAGCTGCACTAAAAAAATACGTTCGAGAAATAAAACAGTCACATCGGCAAACAGTCAGGCCGTGAAGTAGAGCCCTTACAACGGGCGGAGCCAACGAGCGATGGGAAGATCACTAAAGAAAGGACCGTTCGTCAACGCCAAGCTGTTCCACAAGGTGGAGCAGATGGAGTCGTCGGGCGGAAAGCAGCCGATCAAGACGTGGGCCCGGGCCTGCACGATCGTGCCGGAGTTCGTTGGTCACACGTTCATGGTTCATAACGGCAAGCTGCATTTGAAGGTCTTCGTGACGGAAGACATGGTCGGACACAAACTTGGTGAGTTCTCTCCGACTCGCACCTTCCGCGGCCACGGCGGCAAGTCCAAGAAATCCGGTCCGGGAGGCTGATGTCTCGCGGTGGTCGGCCTGAGGATGGTTTTCTTTCGAGATAGTTTTTTCGACGCAGTGATTAACGACGGGTGGT includes these proteins:
- the rpsS gene encoding 30S ribosomal protein S19, which encodes MGRSLKKGPFVNAKLFHKVEQMESSGGKQPIKTWARACTIVPEFVGHTFMVHNGKLHLKVFVTEDMVGHKLGEFSPTRTFRGHGGKSKKSGPGG
- the rplB gene encoding 50S ribosomal protein L2; translated protein: MGLRKYKPTTAGRRGASVSDFAELTPGYVPEKTLLRPKTKTGGRNNQGKITARHRGGGHKRQYRLIDFRRNKDGVPALVHSVEYDPNRSARIALLHYVDGEKRYILAPNGLKQGDQVQSGAEAPPSVGNCLPMKSIPLGMTIHNIELRPGCGGVLCRSAGTSAVLAARDAGWVQLTLPSGEIRRVPADCRATIGATSNADHMNVVLGKAGRKRWLGRRPHVRGTAMNPIDHPHGGGEGRTKGGRHPVSPTGKPAKGGGTRKPRKASNSAIVRRRRSRRYGQLKLH
- the rplW gene encoding 50S ribosomal protein L23, with amino-acid sequence MPEQQSHDTHILLQPHQIILRPLVTEKGMHRSTRYNAYAFEVNRLATKIDVRRAVEELFNVKVERVHTQNRKGKPRRSRFRSGRTKDWKKAIVTLNEEHRIEFF